Below is a window of Candidatus Omnitrophota bacterium DNA.
GCCCAGGGAACGGACGGCCGGGCCCATATCCGCAACGGGCTGCAGGACGCCTGTTACATTAGAGCCGTGCACTACAGCCACCAGACGCGTATTTTCGCGCATCGCCCCAGTTATTTGTAAGGCCGACACCACGGAGGCCCCGGGTTTCGGTTCCAAGCGCGTCACCTGGATCATCCCCCTGTCCTCCAGAACCCGGAGGGGCCTCAGCACTGAGTTGTGCTCGATCACGGTGGTTACCACATGATCGCCCCGCCGCAATACCCCCTTGATCGCCATATTGAGGGCATCCGTGGCATTGAAGGTGCTAATCATCCGGTTAGGGTCCGGTGCATTAAACAGTTCGCACAGGGCCTCGCGCGCCCCGCGAAGGTGCGTGTCCGCGGCCCGGGAAAAGAAATGGCCCGCCCGGTTGGGACTGCCGGCCTCGTGACGGGCAAAATGACCCATGGCTTGGTGCACAGCCTCAGGCTTGGGAAAACTCGTGGCGCTGTTATCGAGATAAATCATACTTCCCTTACTCCGGGGCACTCGTCCGTGATATTTTCATATCGCCATTTATACGGGAAATCGGCGCATTGCTTGGGACGCACCGGATAGATTTCACAGCCGTGTTTGCGATTCAAAAAAATGCAGTCCAGGTCCTTATTCTGTTTGGCCTTCAAATAGGTCCATCCGTCCTTTTGCTCGCAATAAGTATCGACAAGTTCTCCGGGAGTAATCCCCAAATACTTCGCGATGGCTTTACGTTCTTCCATATTGATGTAGACCCAGCCTTCGCCTTTACAACATTTCAGGCAGGAGAGACAGAGCTCCCGGCTCA
It encodes the following:
- a CDS encoding YkgJ family cysteine cluster protein, with product MTRSGPHVMRVKSRTYEVNLSRELCLSCLKCCKGEGWVYINMEERKAIAKYLGITPGELVDTYCEQKDGWTYLKAKQNKDLDCIFLNRKHGCEIYPVRPKQCADFPYKWRYENITDECPGVREV